One region of Chryseobacterium sp. C-71 genomic DNA includes:
- a CDS encoding N-acetyltransferase, which yields MKNNLTKLKWDSNFFSKNIAELHITNGDELENPEFQSNHYDLIVTKQHQDLHIETQGFEETFKETKVIFSKYLNEIAHEISHEIFDTDCFPKEDKYFFQLAYESGKYSRFLLDPGFGETKFKELYNLWVINSLNKTFAVKTFFTMDENLGATGFVTVQKSGKTAKIGLIATHPLLQGKGIGTCLLQRAENYCIENGIGTMDIPTQEQNVGACNFYQKMGYAVQERIILKHFWKK from the coding sequence ATGAAGAATAATCTAACTAAACTAAAATGGGACAGCAATTTTTTTTCTAAAAATATTGCAGAATTACATATCACAAATGGTGATGAGTTGGAAAATCCTGAGTTCCAAAGCAATCATTATGATTTAATTGTAACTAAACAACATCAGGATTTACACATCGAAACACAAGGTTTTGAGGAAACATTCAAGGAGACTAAAGTTATTTTCTCAAAATATTTAAATGAAATAGCCCACGAAATTTCTCATGAAATTTTTGACACTGATTGTTTCCCGAAGGAAGATAAATATTTTTTTCAGCTCGCCTATGAAAGTGGAAAATACAGCAGATTTTTGCTTGATCCGGGCTTTGGTGAAACGAAATTTAAAGAACTATATAACCTTTGGGTGATTAACAGCCTCAATAAAACATTTGCGGTTAAAACTTTTTTCACAATGGATGAGAATTTGGGAGCAACAGGTTTTGTAACGGTTCAGAAAAGTGGAAAAACAGCAAAGATAGGTCTCATCGCAACACACCCTTTGCTGCAGGGAAAAGGAATCGGCACATGTTTGCTACAGAGAGCTGAAAATTACTGTATAGAAAATGGAATAGGCACAATGGATATTCCAACACAGGAACAAAATGTGGGTGCGTGTAATTTTTATCAAAAAATGGGGTATGCTGTGCAGGAGCGTATCATCTTAAAACATTTCTGGAAAAAATAA
- a CDS encoding glycosyltransferase family 2 protein encodes MISIVSPVYRAEKILPNLVEEIEAVMKKMHQDYEIILVDDRSPDHSWEMMRSLAKSHNNLKIYRLSRNFGQHATIMAGLAKSKGDWIVVMDCDLQDQPKEIEKLYTKTLEGYDIVQASRVERKDGRLKKLSSKTFYKVFNYLAGIKINNEVANFGIYNRKVINNVLQVGDYIKFFPLFINWVGYRATTVAVEHQERDEGESSYSLGKLISLAFNVIVSFSDKPLKLFIGFGAIISLSSFVGGLWVLIKTFLGQIKEPGYSSLILSIWFLFGVTFMCLGVIGIYLGKTFNQTKNRPVYIIDEE; translated from the coding sequence ATGATTAGTATTGTAAGTCCTGTATATAGAGCTGAAAAAATTCTTCCCAATCTGGTAGAAGAGATAGAGGCTGTTATGAAAAAGATGCATCAGGATTATGAAATTATTTTAGTTGATGACAGAAGCCCTGATCATTCTTGGGAAATGATGAGATCTTTAGCCAAAAGCCATAACAATCTAAAAATATACAGATTAAGCAGGAATTTTGGACAGCACGCAACAATCATGGCAGGTTTGGCTAAAAGTAAAGGAGATTGGATAGTTGTCATGGACTGTGACCTCCAAGATCAGCCCAAAGAAATTGAAAAACTGTATACTAAAACACTTGAAGGATATGATATCGTTCAGGCTAGCAGAGTTGAAAGAAAAGATGGCCGATTAAAAAAACTAAGTTCAAAAACATTTTATAAAGTTTTCAATTATTTAGCCGGAATTAAAATTAACAACGAGGTTGCTAATTTTGGAATTTATAATCGAAAGGTCATAAATAATGTGCTACAAGTTGGCGATTACATAAAATTTTTTCCGCTTTTTATCAATTGGGTGGGCTATAGAGCAACCACAGTTGCTGTGGAGCATCAGGAAAGAGATGAAGGAGAATCGTCTTATTCCTTAGGAAAGCTTATATCTCTGGCTTTTAATGTAATTGTTTCCTTTTCAGACAAACCATTAAAGTTATTTATCGGTTTCGGGGCAATAATTTCTCTATCTTCTTTTGTTGGAGGTTTATGGGTATTAATAAAAACTTTTCTGGGGCAAATAAAAGAACCCGGCTATAGCTCACTTATTTTGTCTATATGGTTTTTGTTTGGAGTAACCTTCATGTGTCTTGGGGTTATAGGCATTTATCTTGGGAAAACATTTAATCAGACTAAAAACAGACCTGTCTATATTATTGATGAAGAATAA